GCTCGAGCCGCTCCCGTTGTTCGCCCAATAACCGTGGCCGCGCATGACCGAGGTCACATCTCCCGGGTGAGGCGTGTTGCCGTCTACATCGCCACGGAGGAGGGAGCGGACGTCGAGGTGGTGGCAAAGGCGGCCGAGCTGCACGACGTCGCGCGGGGGCGGGAAGACCACGCCCGGGTGGGGGCAGAGATCGCACGCCGGCTCTTGCACGGACAGGGCTATCCCCCGGAGTTCATCGACAAGGTCACCCATTGCATCCTCTCCCACTCCTTCTCCTCCGGCATCACGCCGGCGACCCTGGAGGCGAAGGTGCTGAGCGACGCGGACAAGCTTGACGCGATCGGAGCAATCGGGATTGCTCGGGCATTCCTGTACAGCGGCGAGACCGGCCGATCGCTGGAGGAGACCCAACGACACTTCGAGGAGAAGCTGCTGCGGCTCAAGGACTCGTTATATACGAATACCGCCCGGCGATTGGCCGTGGAGCGGGACCGGTTCCTGCGGGAGTTTTACGCTCAGCTCGAACAGGAACTCGCGTTTCCTGATCGGCGGCGCTAATCGAAGCGGCTCGACCCCGGAAGATAAGTCCGCCCGGCAGACGCTCATCGTTTGCTTGGTGCAAGGTGTGGAGACGAGCGGATTCGAACCGCCAACCTCCTGCGTGCAAGGCAGGCGCTCTCCCAGTTAGAGCTACGTCCCCAAATCTGTTATCGATTTGGATTATAGCCTACGGTCAGCTTTCATCAACCGCGCGTCATAGGTAGACGTAGTAGCAGACGTGCCAGGCGGTGCTCACCGTCCAGCTGATGACGAACGACGCGTTGATCGCAGGCGCGATTCGCTTCCCCTTGAGGATGATGTAGGCGGGGCCAAGGAGCCCGAGGAAGCGCAGCGTCACGAGGAGCGCAAGATCGACCGTCCCCCCTTTGAACCAGGGAAGATAATAGAGCCCGTGGATGATCATCCCCGTTACCGAGAGCACGATGAACACATTCGGGTTCAGGTTGTGCTTCTTAGCAAGGGCGATCGCTTGATGGAGCAAAAAAAATAGATAGCGACTGATGAACTTCTTCACTTTTTCTCGACCATATTCCTTCGGTTACTATCAGTTTACCGCACCAACGTGTGGTTATCAACCTCGGTTTTTCGGTATCATCCGTGCATGGAATTCAGGAGCGATACCAAGCTCGCCCACATCGGCGCGGTCGGGGAGGTGTTCCTCGCCGCCGCCGTCTGGTCCTCGTCGTTCATCGGGATAAAGTTCGTCCTCCAATACACCGGCGCCCTCACCCTCGCAGGTCTGCGCTACTTCATCGCCTTTCTCATCCTTCTACCGTTTCTTCTTAGGTTCGGAAAGTCCAACCTTCCTCTTTCCGGTGGACAATGGCGACGATTGGTTCTCATGGGAGTGTCCCAGTACACGATCGGAAACGGGGCGCTCTTTCTCGCCTTAAGGACCTTGCCCGCAACCACCGGATCGCTCGTCCTCTGTCTCTCGCCAATACCGGTCCTGGCGCTCAGTTCCTTCCTGTTGAAGGAGCGTCCGGGCCGGCTCCAGCTCCTGGGGATCGTGACAGCGGTCGGAGGGAGTCTCGCCTTCTTCCTCCCTGGGCTCGATCCCGCTGATTGGACCGGCCTCGGGTTCCTCGGGCTCGCCGTGCTCGGCTTCTCCCTCTTCCCCGTCCTGGCGCGCGGGTTCGCCCGCACCCAAGCGGTGGGGAACATCGTTCTGACCGCCATTCCCCTCGGGATCGGAGGAGGGCTCCTGGTCATCATCGCCGGATTCACCGAGGGAGTTCCCCAAATCCCATTGACCGGTTGGGGGGTGATCATGGGCCTTGCGATCGTCAACACCGTGATCGGCTATCTCCTCTACAACCACGCTCTCCGCCGGTTGACCGCGGTGGAAGCGGCCGTCGCCCTGAACCTCACCCCGCTCGGAACGGCGTTGATCGCCTGGGGGACGCTCGGTGAGCGGCTGACACCGCTTCAGTTGGGGGCGGTTTTCATCGTGATCATTGGCGCAAGCCTGGCGCAG
This region of Candidatus Bipolaricaulota bacterium genomic DNA includes:
- a CDS encoding HD domain-containing protein, whose product is MAAHDRGHISRVRRVAVYIATEEGADVEVVAKAAELHDVARGREDHARVGAEIARRLLHGQGYPPEFIDKVTHCILSHSFSSGITPATLEAKVLSDADKLDAIGAIGIARAFLYSGETGRSLEETQRHFEEKLLRLKDSLYTNTARRLAVERDRFLREFYAQLEQELAFPDRRR
- a CDS encoding EamA family transporter, with protein sequence MEFRSDTKLAHIGAVGEVFLAAAVWSSSFIGIKFVLQYTGALTLAGLRYFIAFLILLPFLLRFGKSNLPLSGGQWRRLVLMGVSQYTIGNGALFLALRTLPATTGSLVLCLSPIPVLALSSFLLKERPGRLQLLGIVTAVGGSLAFFLPGLDPADWTGLGFLGLAVLGFSLFPVLARGFARTQAVGNIVLTAIPLGIGGGLLVIIAGFTEGVPQIPLTGWGVIMGLAIVNTVIGYLLYNHALRRLTAVEAAVALNLTPLGTALIAWGTLGERLTPLQLGAVFIVIIGASLAQRRRPVETPRP